From a single Anomaloglossus baeobatrachus isolate aAnoBae1 chromosome 8, aAnoBae1.hap1, whole genome shotgun sequence genomic region:
- the CHCHD4 gene encoding mitochondrial intermembrane space import and assembly protein 40 isoform X1, with product MPGGVVIPNKHGKDKIIFVTKEDHETPSSAELIPDDPNDPYEDQGLILPNGDINWNCPCLGGMASGPCGEQFKAAFSCFHYSEEEVKGSDCLDQFRGMQECMQKYPDLYPQEDEDEDKKDKQSPEAAPTEASPVAVEESSS from the exons ATGCCAGGAGGAGTAGTCATTCCCAACAAGCATG GAAAAGATAAAATTATTTTTGTTACCAAAGAAGATCACGAGACGCCAAGCAGCGCGGAGCTCATCCCCGATGACCCCAATGACCCTTATGAAGACCAAG gtttgattcTGCCCAATGGAGACATTAACTGGAATTGTCCTTGCCTGGGGGGAATGGcaagcggaccctgcggggagcaaTTTAAAGCTGCTTTCTCCTGCTTCCACTACAGTGAAGAGGAGGTGAAGGGCTCGGACTGTCTGGACCAATTCCGAGGGATGCAGGAGTGTATGCAGAAATACCCCGACCTCTACCCCCAGGAGGATGAGGACGAGGACAAAAAAGATAAGCAGAGCCCAGAAGCGGCACCTACAGAGGCCTCCCCTGTGGCGGTGGAGGAGTCGTCCAGCTAA
- the CHCHD4 gene encoding mitochondrial intermembrane space import and assembly protein 40 isoform X2, giving the protein MSYCRQEGKDKIIFVTKEDHETPSSAELIPDDPNDPYEDQGLILPNGDINWNCPCLGGMASGPCGEQFKAAFSCFHYSEEEVKGSDCLDQFRGMQECMQKYPDLYPQEDEDEDKKDKQSPEAAPTEASPVAVEESSS; this is encoded by the exons ATGTCATACTGCAGGCAGGAGG GAAAAGATAAAATTATTTTTGTTACCAAAGAAGATCACGAGACGCCAAGCAGCGCGGAGCTCATCCCCGATGACCCCAATGACCCTTATGAAGACCAAG gtttgattcTGCCCAATGGAGACATTAACTGGAATTGTCCTTGCCTGGGGGGAATGGcaagcggaccctgcggggagcaaTTTAAAGCTGCTTTCTCCTGCTTCCACTACAGTGAAGAGGAGGTGAAGGGCTCGGACTGTCTGGACCAATTCCGAGGGATGCAGGAGTGTATGCAGAAATACCCCGACCTCTACCCCCAGGAGGATGAGGACGAGGACAAAAAAGATAAGCAGAGCCCAGAAGCGGCACCTACAGAGGCCTCCCCTGTGGCGGTGGAGGAGTCGTCCAGCTAA